Proteins encoded within one genomic window of Candidatus Berkiella cookevillensis:
- a CDS encoding protein kinase domain-containing protein, producing the protein MANNGASAQSNVRLDAENPQIKTLKDNLKETINLLKSGTIDPLFRELGFHSRNDIAFVLEDIELQLYKFYNRMPGELIKLSSMITPPLGITIYATRDASGAFQIILHKAEQDISYQITKPPHLVWQQNMALATRMNFLSTQAPPPAHLTAYIEEDLANYFDSINENMDAIKNLKKNTSLAIPADATKNRNHDIEVLCTASGEYKVLAHTNHPDAPYIELDNIEKCVWHKKNELFLDSQAIEFLENIAKTKDKLDASLLPAAFNQLISKSAMLDIYQYMLNNPYVVAQLTRGEGFRISKEFSTLIRTLNIVRDPNGDYMLMLETKRKLADGSKDGTRMIGKGTFGTVKPAWRIDCFAPEEWVNKVSKGESAQEADYEALFSQKLINSHELGQDKADTLNVTLLGELFTSKDVVKRSQYSKRAIGDLKQVIDNPNIILSPADKTRITQNILEGIALMHAQGKVHQDIKLPNVFIYRDERGYYAKIADFGISYDPQSPLHKPSLASGGYESPEIVLANEAPDAAYHGYYHESAFIAQHSYGYKINRNNMNRAPTSAEALNFREPHPANDMWALGILLFELNHGHLPRLGYSQDELKIQNDPLLRGLLAIKREDRISCVDAIKLSTINLPEQSAPLLFGTMNSHMSAPSTAITSMTTEAIDYSECKNLLIYNFLELAKLSEPTGRQERDKFIKTLEKLRTADPILFNFVLEGQSIGDLKRIIESLNRYTTLSLSTSTLEVKIYPHLIRCIDNAIENRHSVLLNESEHQQHCQSAKTKGIEHIDLKLDKDKRGKLEF; encoded by the coding sequence ATGGCTAATAATGGTGCAAGCGCACAATCAAATGTAAGATTAGATGCAGAAAATCCACAAATTAAAACGCTCAAAGATAATCTAAAAGAAACGATAAATCTCCTGAAAAGCGGTACAATCGACCCCCTATTTAGAGAATTAGGCTTTCATTCTCGGAATGATATTGCTTTTGTCCTTGAAGACATAGAATTACAACTATACAAATTCTACAATCGCATGCCAGGAGAACTGATCAAACTTTCATCCATGATCACCCCACCGTTAGGTATTACTATTTATGCGACACGTGATGCCTCAGGTGCCTTTCAAATTATTTTACATAAAGCTGAACAAGACATTAGTTATCAGATCACAAAACCACCCCATCTCGTCTGGCAACAAAATATGGCACTTGCAACACGGATGAACTTTTTATCCACACAAGCCCCTCCCCCCGCTCATCTTACAGCCTACATCGAAGAAGATCTTGCAAATTATTTTGACAGCATTAATGAAAATATGGATGCGATAAAAAATCTTAAAAAAAATACAAGCTTAGCTATTCCCGCAGATGCAACAAAGAATCGAAATCATGACATAGAAGTCCTGTGTACTGCTTCAGGAGAATATAAAGTTCTAGCTCACACAAATCATCCAGATGCTCCTTATATTGAATTAGACAACATTGAAAAATGTGTTTGGCATAAAAAAAATGAGCTGTTTCTGGATAGTCAAGCAATTGAATTTTTAGAGAACATTGCTAAAACTAAGGATAAATTAGACGCATCTTTACTCCCAGCTGCTTTTAATCAACTCATCAGCAAAAGTGCTATGCTTGATATTTACCAGTATATGCTGAACAATCCATATGTCGTTGCACAATTAACAAGGGGCGAAGGTTTTAGAATTTCAAAGGAATTTTCAACACTCATACGCACCCTCAACATAGTGCGTGATCCCAATGGTGATTACATGTTGATGCTAGAAACCAAACGCAAACTTGCCGATGGCAGTAAAGATGGAACCCGGATGATTGGCAAAGGCACCTTTGGCACGGTGAAACCTGCATGGCGCATTGACTGTTTCGCACCAGAAGAATGGGTCAATAAGGTTTCTAAGGGGGAATCAGCCCAAGAAGCAGATTATGAAGCTTTATTCTCTCAAAAATTAATTAACTCGCATGAATTAGGTCAAGATAAGGCAGATACCCTGAATGTCACTTTACTCGGAGAGTTATTTACTAGCAAAGATGTTGTCAAACGTAGTCAATATTCAAAACGTGCTATCGGTGATTTAAAACAAGTAATCGACAACCCCAATATTATCTTAAGCCCAGCAGATAAGACACGGATCACACAAAATATCTTAGAGGGTATCGCGCTGATGCATGCCCAAGGAAAAGTGCATCAAGATATCAAACTGCCCAATGTTTTTATCTATCGCGATGAACGTGGCTATTATGCAAAAATTGCTGATTTTGGCATCTCCTACGATCCACAATCGCCTTTGCATAAGCCCTCTCTTGCTTCTGGTGGCTATGAATCTCCTGAGATAGTTTTGGCAAATGAAGCGCCTGACGCAGCATATCATGGCTATTATCACGAATCAGCCTTTATCGCACAGCACTCTTATGGTTATAAAATCAACCGCAACAATATGAACCGAGCACCCACTTCTGCTGAAGCTTTAAACTTTAGAGAACCACACCCTGCCAACGATATGTGGGCGCTAGGCATTCTGCTCTTTGAATTAAATCATGGTCATTTGCCAAGGCTTGGCTATTCTCAAGATGAGTTAAAAATACAAAATGATCCTTTATTACGCGGATTATTAGCTATTAAACGTGAAGATAGAATCTCTTGTGTAGATGCCATTAAGCTTTCTACAATAAATTTACCTGAACAATCCGCTCCCTTACTCTTTGGCACAATGAACAGTCACATGTCTGCGCCCTCCACCGCCATTACCTCTATGACAACAGAGGCTATTGATTATAGCGAATGCAAAAACTTGCTAATATACAATTTTCTCGAGTTAGCAAAGCTATCAGAACCCACTGGCAGACAAGAGAGAGATAAATTCATCAAAACTTTGGAGAAATTAAGAACAGCTGATCCCATATTATTCAACTTTGTGCTAGAAGGCCAAAGTATTGGTGATTTGAAAAGAATCATTGAGTCTCTAAATAGATATACAACCTTATCATTAAGCACTAGCACTCTTGAGGTCAAAATCTATCCACATTTAATACGGTGTATTGATAATGCCATCGAAAACCGACACAGTGTGTTATTAAATGAGAGCGAGCACCAACAACACTGCCAATCCGCAAAAACAAAAGGAATAGAGCATATAGATCTCAAATTAGACAAAGATAAAAGGGGAAAACTTGAATTCTAA